The Corylus avellana chromosome ca11, CavTom2PMs-1.0 genome contains the following window.
AGCAATACATGCGACGCTCAACATGGTAATATTTTACTGAACTTATTGATTTGCTTTGATTTGTGTCTGAAACTTTTGATCGATCTGTTGTATTTTTCACGACTTAACTGTTCTTTCTTGTCCTTGGCAGTACAATCAATTATGGAAGTGAACTACCGTTGGCTCAGGGGATCAATTTTGGATAATTAGAAGGCTTCTCAGTTCTCAGTGAGTTGCAATTGCTGTCTGCCATGACATGGTATCTCCGTTTCACATGGAGGCTCCAGATACATCCAACAAAATCTGCTGTCAAGCTCGTGCCTCTCCTGCCACTTTTAATGcgttccaaaaaaacaaaagaacaaacaaaggAGATTTTAGGTGTTTGATAAAGAACTGGTCTTATTTCTAgttctaaaaataaaagcagTTTTAGAATAATTCCAGAGGTCTATTTGGAAAATGGGTCGATAGCTACTCACCTGGTTCACTCTCAGATAAGATAGCTCTAGTCAACCTTAAGAGGCTtctgatgaaaaaaaaaaaaaaacagaacagaaaaacaGGCTTCTGCAAAAAATTTTACCTTTTGTTAAAAGgcatacttttttattaagCATCTGTGGTGTATACGTTTGTTGCTACTTTTCCCAACAAGGACAATCTCATTCTGGAATTCCTGAGGCAATAAAATTGCCTTGGGATTTGGGAAGagttggtttaaaaaattgtaggatGTGGTAAAATTGTGCCGATGGGGTAGTAGATTTCCAGGAGGTATGTCTTTGGAGCAACCGCAGATTTAAGAGAGAAGCAACGAAAGAAACTTGTCTTGACATGTGTCTTTTGTGTTGTCCCTTCATGGTAAAAACGTGGGGTCACTGGAGTAATATATCTAAGAAAACCCTTTAATTACCCTTTTGATTCCTCTGTAGGCAATGCCTTTTAAAGCTCTCCCTCATTGGCTTAAATTGCTCGTTTTTATTAGTAGTGGACTGCGATACCCATTAGGATCTTACTATAGGTTAGGTAAACACCTAACACTTATGGCGGGTTTGGAATTATATTAAAGAtctttaaaagtgtttttagtaTATGAAAAGTTATGTCACCTAGAGAATCGACTTTTAAACGTTACCTGGGTGAGAGTGCACCTAGATTCTTACATCCAACTACGTTGTGGGCCGTTGATCTTCTAGTGACCTACTACTCCTCATGCTTATGGAAGCTAGGTGTACTTTCCGGGTAAGTCCcttcaaaatgtgaaaattattcTAACCAATAAGATTTGAGAAATCCGCGGGTGAGAGAATTCTTGGGGAATTGCATTGCTACATAAATTGGCATTGGCCAAGCCGATGCAAATGTGTCCAATCTCAATAAGAACATAACAACAAACCCTAGATCTAATCGAACCGAATAGATTTGGTATCAATAAACATGTCCCACTTTTTCTTTGTCAGCATTGATATATCTGCAAATTCACACTAGCCAAAGAACATTTTAACCAGAACATGTCAAAGACATAAAGTCTAAACTACTGTGCTCACAACTTAGCCAAATGGACCCTATAGGCTATAAGCAttctcttttgttattttgcttgATTGGACCTTCTACCAGATAGTGGAAAGgatccccccctccccccctgaTGACTGTTATCTCTTTGGTTTCCTTGTTTTTCTGTTCTGTCTATTTCTTATTCTCATctatcaaacaaaaaaagagagagaaaagactAGACATGTAAAGAAGCTTCTGTCTAGGAGAGCTTAAGAGCATTCCATTAGGCCATAGCTGAGGTAACTCTTTAGCCAAATTTTTAAGAGTCTACTGCAATTGCTCTCCAAATCTAGCTAACAACCGTAGCATTTTCTAaacttatttattgattttttgaaataaaaaaataaatataatattattaaaaaaattatgataagaAAGTAGGGAAAGTTTTAAAGAGCGGaactttgtttgtttttttaaaagttaatagttaaaatagaaaaaaaaaaaaactgcctttttagctaaaatttagctaaagAATGTGCAGTTGAATGAGCGTTCCAGAATTTATTGCATGAGATATTATGACAAAAATCCTTTTCTTGAAACAATTAATGTGAGCTTGAACTGCTCTAGTCACTGGTAAGTGGTAGCCCCACTGCCGTCTGTTTTGGGGAATTTTCTCTGCAACTTCATTCTGTGTCACCATTTGCTTGCATTTACCTTATTCTGCACAATTTCCTTGTATGAGCGAGCACCTTCCATATATAAACCATTTCACACAACTGGCCACGCTGAAAATTGACTCAGAACCAGCGAATTACcacaaaaacccataaaaattgAATGCGGTAAgattctttttttactttttccttgTACAAATACAGCCAAGACATGAGAAATCAACTCAGAGGTGTATTTTGAGTGGCCACCAAAAAGCGAACCCCACTATTTTCTCCCACATGGATTTTATAGCCAAAAAACTAGAAGCTCCTGTTTATGGAAGAGCCTAAAAGACTGTATCTGAAAAGGTAATAGGGCAATTCAATTGTGTTCCTTACACTATCTTCTACAGTGTATGAGAGAAcaggaaaaaggaagagaaaaagaacaGCAAAACTCATAGGTTTAGCACTGGTCtgtcaaatatattatatacacaaaatgaaaaagtcaagacaataaaaaaggaaaatcttaTGAGAATCAGCATCCATTTTCTAAAAACATACCACTTTGACAAAGCCactagagagaaagaaaaaaaaaaaaaagaacaaagaaaaaaaaacagagttcCTCTGCTTCATATTTACCTTATAACTGTGAAATTACAATAACCCATCAACGGGAAAGAGAAGGGACACAACTTCCGGACCGAACCAGACCCGAACTAGGAACCCTTTGAACCACATGCAAATCAGTGCTGGAACTGGACCGGAGCGGTCTTGGGCAGTCCAAGCTTCGCCTGAGAAGTCTGCCCATGGCAGAGATAGGGTGCTCATGCTCTGCCTCTTTCAGCGAACGCGAGGATCTGAACTTCTTGTAGAAAGTGATGTGGCGATTGAGCGCTTCCTCGGTGGAGATGAGCCTGTCTGATCTCAGCACCTCGTCTTTCACGGCTTCAACGCAAAGCCCACATATCCATCGCCCTTGGTACCTGTCCCGGACGCGAAGAATGTATGCAGGGGTACACTCTTCCGTGAACCCGCAGGAGTCACATTTTACCGACAAGACTTCCATTGAAGGAGGGGCTTTGGTGTTGGTTGAGTGAGTCTCGGAGCCTGTGATAGCCATTGGTCATGGCAGAACattgaactctctctctctctctctctctcaggctatatatatatatatgtaatatgtgATTGTTCTGAGAGAGGCAGGGGAGAGAACAAATATTAccatatattttctttatgCTAATAAAAATGTTACTATCTATGGGGTTTGTGTGATTCATAATTTCACATTGCAATAATTACTTTTACGTGACACTTAACATATTAGTCACTAAATATAAACTTTTACCTAACAACTTTTACTGTGTTACTTATTTTCGTAAAATATCGACCGTTATGTGATGGAGGGATTTAATTCATGGTAATTTTATACAAGTCTCTGTTTAGGTGTGGTACATGAAAACCCCAATCATTCCTGGCCTTATATAAGAGATAATGGAGCTCGGTATGGACTGGAAAATCTGTTGCCTCGAAATTTTTTGGCAGTCACAAGAGTGTGATAATAGCTGAAGTTCTAGTATTCTTGATGAGCAAGGATAGTGGTTTGTTTGGCAAATTCATTGTGGAGGTGTAAATAGCTAAAGCAAGTTACAGAAATCATTGTGTAAAAAGCTAAAGCAATTTCAGCACATTAATAAGGGCCAATGTAGTGAATATGGATAATTTCTCCACAGGAAATTGACTATATCTATAGCATGTATTGGTTAAAGGAGAACTACGTAGAATATATAAGCTGTTCAAGATGTGATTTGCAGGGCTTTTGGTGAAGGTTGACGAAGAGGCATCAAAGTTCTTGCTTCACATGTTAATGGGTCCAAAATTAAGTTAGCAGTCCCAGTCAAATGATTAATTAGCATATATGTTCGGCACGTTTTAGGGCTTTGTTGGTTGTCCCACTTGAGTGTTGGTGTCCCTCGACAAACATGTACTCAAAAATGTGCCAAAATAccacacttcttttttttttttggtaagtaaaatttttattaatggtGATACCATTTACCAAGG
Protein-coding sequences here:
- the LOC132166360 gene encoding uncharacterized protein LOC132166360; this translates as MAITGSETHSTNTKAPPSMEVLSVKCDSCGFTEECTPAYILRVRDRYQGRWICGLCVEAVKDEVLRSDRLISTEEALNRHITFYKKFRSSRSLKEAEHEHPISAMGRLLRRSLDCPRPLRSSSSTDLHVVQRVPSSGLVRSGSCVPSLSR